The Cuculus canorus isolate bCucCan1 chromosome 16, bCucCan1.pri, whole genome shotgun sequence genome includes a region encoding these proteins:
- the RPS21 gene encoding 40S ribosomal protein S21, producing MQNDAGEFVDLYVPRKCSASNRIIGAKDHASIQINISEVDKVTGRVNGQFKTYAICGPIRRMGESDDSILRLAKNDGIVSKNF from the exons ATGCAGAACGACGCCGGGGAGTTTGTGGACCTCTATGTCCCTCGGAAATG CTCTGCTAGCAACCGAATAATTGGTGCTAAGGATCATGCTTCGATtcagataaatatttctgag GTTGACAAGGTAACAGGCAGAGTAAATGGCCAGTTCAAAACATATGCCATTTGTGGACCAATTCGTAGAATG ggtgaATCTGATGACTCCATTCTGCGTCTGGCAAAAAATGATGGAATTGTTTCCAA gAACTTCTAA